One Panicum virgatum strain AP13 chromosome 3N, P.virgatum_v5, whole genome shotgun sequence DNA segment encodes these proteins:
- the LOC120667153 gene encoding uridine kinase-like protein 3 isoform X2, whose amino-acid sequence MGSKSVDQVLDAAAAGVHYSALRLDELNVQGSMSAEEQPTTSGLENGHQEPFVIGVAGGASSGKTTVCKMIIDQLRDQRVVVVTQESFYYGLTDQELIHVHDYNFDHPDAFDTELLLSCMKNLKRGKAVDIPNYNFKTYKSVPNARKVNPSDVIILEGILVFHDSRLRDLMNMKIFVDTDADVRLTRRIRRDTIEKGRDIKTVLDQYSKFVKPAFEDFILPTKKYADIIIPRGGDNDVAIDLIVQHIRTKLGQHDLCKVHPNLYVIQTTYQIRGMHTIIRDAATATHDFIFYADRLIRLVVEHGLGHLPFQEKQVITPTGSVYTGVEFSKRLCGISVIRSGESMENALRACCKGIKIGKILIHREGDNGQQLIYQNLPKDIANRHVLLLDPILGTGNSAVQAISLLLKKGVQEANIIFLNLISW is encoded by the exons ATGGGTTCCAAATCGGTGGACCAAGTGCttgatgccgccgccgcgggggtccATTACTCCGCACTCCGTTTGGACGAGCTCAACGTCCAAGGTTCCATGTCCGCCGAGGAACAACCGACGACGTCAGGCCTGGAGAATGGCCACCAGGAGCCCTTTGTTATTG GTGTTGCTGGGGGCGCATCTTCAGGCAAAACTACCGTATGCAAAATGATCATCGACCAGCTGCGTGATCAGCGCGTGGTTGTTGTTACACAG GAGTCCTTTTACTATGGACTGACTGATCAGGAGCTAATCCATGTTCATGATTATAACTTTGATCATCCAG ATGCATTCGATACAGAGTTACTTCTCTCGTGCATGAAAAACTTGAAGCGTGGCAAAGCTGTTGACATTCCTAATTACAATTTTAAGACATACAAGAGTGTCCCAAATGCAAGAAAG GTTAATCCTTCAGATGTCATTATTTTGGAAGGTATTCTAGTTTTTCATGATTCTCGCCTCCGGGATTTGATGAATATGAAGATCTTCGTTGATACAG ATGCTGATGTACGGTTAACAAGGAGGATCCGTCGTGATACTATTGAGAAGGGTAGAGATATCAAAACCGTGTTAGATCAG TACTCAAAGTTTGTTAAGCCTGCTTTTGAAGATTTCATCCTCCCAACGAAGAAATATGCTGATATTATCATCCCACGTGGTGGAGATAATGATGTGGCAATTGACCTAATTGTTCAGCATATACGGACTAAACTTGGACAACATGATCTTTGTAAAGTACATCCCAATTTGTATGTAATTCAGACTACTTATCAG ATACGAGGCATGCACACAATTATAAGGGATGCTGCCACAGCAACACATGATTTCATATTTTATGCTGACCGGTTGATTCGATTG GTTGTCGAGCATGGTCTTGGTCATCTTCCATTCCAGGAAAAGCAAGTCATCACTCCGACTG GATCTGTTTACACTGGGGTGGAGTTCTCCAAAAGATTGTGTGGTATCTCAGTGATTAGAAG TGGTGAAAGCATGGAGAATGCACTACGTGCTTGCTGTAAAGGTATAAAGATTGGGAAGATTCTTATTCATAGGGAAGGAGACAATGGGCAGCAG CTCATCTATCAGAATTTACCCAAAGATATTGCAAATAGGCATGTTCTCCTTTTGGACCCCATACTGGGAACAG GAAATTCAGCAGTTCAAGCCATCTCTCTTCTATTGAAGAAGGGTGTACAGGAAGCAAATATTATATTCCTCAATCTTATCTCA TGGTGa
- the LOC120667153 gene encoding uridine kinase-like protein 3 isoform X1, with the protein MGSKSVDQVLDAAAAGVHYSALRLDELNVQGSMSAEEQPTTSGLENGHQEPFVIGVAGGASSGKTTVCKMIIDQLRDQRVVVVTQESFYYGLTDQELIHVHDYNFDHPDAFDTELLLSCMKNLKRGKAVDIPNYNFKTYKSVPNARKVNPSDVIILEGILVFHDSRLRDLMNMKIFVDTDADVRLTRRIRRDTIEKGRDIKTVLDQYSKFVKPAFEDFILPTKKYADIIIPRGGDNDVAIDLIVQHIRTKLGQHDLCKVHPNLYVIQTTYQIRGMHTIIRDAATATHDFIFYADRLIRLVVEHGLGHLPFQEKQVITPTGSVYTGVEFSKRLCGISVIRSGESMENALRACCKGIKIGKILIHREGDNGQQLIYQNLPKDIANRHVLLLDPILGTGNSAVQAISLLLKKGVQEANIIFLNLISAPQGVHVVSKRFPRVKIVTSEIEFGLNDDFRVIPGMGEFGDRYFGTDDYQSSTPLFCDDKNRVRLL; encoded by the exons ATGGGTTCCAAATCGGTGGACCAAGTGCttgatgccgccgccgcgggggtccATTACTCCGCACTCCGTTTGGACGAGCTCAACGTCCAAGGTTCCATGTCCGCCGAGGAACAACCGACGACGTCAGGCCTGGAGAATGGCCACCAGGAGCCCTTTGTTATTG GTGTTGCTGGGGGCGCATCTTCAGGCAAAACTACCGTATGCAAAATGATCATCGACCAGCTGCGTGATCAGCGCGTGGTTGTTGTTACACAG GAGTCCTTTTACTATGGACTGACTGATCAGGAGCTAATCCATGTTCATGATTATAACTTTGATCATCCAG ATGCATTCGATACAGAGTTACTTCTCTCGTGCATGAAAAACTTGAAGCGTGGCAAAGCTGTTGACATTCCTAATTACAATTTTAAGACATACAAGAGTGTCCCAAATGCAAGAAAG GTTAATCCTTCAGATGTCATTATTTTGGAAGGTATTCTAGTTTTTCATGATTCTCGCCTCCGGGATTTGATGAATATGAAGATCTTCGTTGATACAG ATGCTGATGTACGGTTAACAAGGAGGATCCGTCGTGATACTATTGAGAAGGGTAGAGATATCAAAACCGTGTTAGATCAG TACTCAAAGTTTGTTAAGCCTGCTTTTGAAGATTTCATCCTCCCAACGAAGAAATATGCTGATATTATCATCCCACGTGGTGGAGATAATGATGTGGCAATTGACCTAATTGTTCAGCATATACGGACTAAACTTGGACAACATGATCTTTGTAAAGTACATCCCAATTTGTATGTAATTCAGACTACTTATCAG ATACGAGGCATGCACACAATTATAAGGGATGCTGCCACAGCAACACATGATTTCATATTTTATGCTGACCGGTTGATTCGATTG GTTGTCGAGCATGGTCTTGGTCATCTTCCATTCCAGGAAAAGCAAGTCATCACTCCGACTG GATCTGTTTACACTGGGGTGGAGTTCTCCAAAAGATTGTGTGGTATCTCAGTGATTAGAAG TGGTGAAAGCATGGAGAATGCACTACGTGCTTGCTGTAAAGGTATAAAGATTGGGAAGATTCTTATTCATAGGGAAGGAGACAATGGGCAGCAG CTCATCTATCAGAATTTACCCAAAGATATTGCAAATAGGCATGTTCTCCTTTTGGACCCCATACTGGGAACAG GAAATTCAGCAGTTCAAGCCATCTCTCTTCTATTGAAGAAGGGTGTACAGGAAGCAAATATTATATTCCTCAATCTTATCTCA GCTCCCCAAGGAGTGCATGTGGTGAGCAAGAGATTCCCAAGAGTGAAGATCGTGACATCGGAGATTGAGTTTGGTCTAAACGACGATTTTCGTGTGATCCCTGGAATGGGTGAGTTTGGAGACAGATACTTTGGGACAGACGATTATCAGTCATCAACTCCTTTGTTCTGTGATGATAAAAATCGTGTCAG GCTTCTGTGA